A portion of the Camelus ferus isolate YT-003-E chromosome 16, BCGSAC_Cfer_1.0, whole genome shotgun sequence genome contains these proteins:
- the RAPGEFL1 gene encoding rap guanine nucleotide exchange factor-like 1 isoform X2: MKPLEKFLKKQTSQLAGRTVAGGPGGGSGSCGGPGGGGGPGGGGGPAGGPRPLQRRQSVSRLLLPAFLREPPAEPGLEPPSEEDGGEPAGVAEELGSGGPCWLHLEEVPGPGPLGGGGPLRSPSSYSSDELSPGEPLTSPPWAPLGAPERPEHLLNRVLERLAGGATRDSAASDILLDDIVLTHSLFLPTEKFLQELHQYFVWAGGMEGSEGLGRKQACLAMLLHFLDTYQGLLQEEEGAGCIIKDLYLLIMKDESLYQDLREDTLRLHQLVETVELKIPEESQPPSKQVKPLFRHFRRIDSCLQTRVAFRGSDEIFCRVYMPDHSYVTIRSRLSASVQDILGSVTEKLQYSEEPAGREDSLILVAVASSGEKVLLQPTEDCVFTTLGINSHLFACTRDSYEALVPLPEEIQVSPGDTEIHRGEPEDVANHLTAFHWELFRCVHELEFVDYVFHGERGRRETANLELLLQRCSEVTHWVATEVLLCEAPGKRAQLLKKFIKIAAICKQNQDLLSFYAVVMGLDNAAVSRLRLTWEKLPGKFKNLFRKFENLTDPCRNHKSYREVISKMKPPVIPFVPLILKDLTFLHEGSKTLVDGLVNIEKLHSVAEKVRTVRKYRSRPLWALLHPSLHPSPLAGVCVEEEGRLVP; the protein is encoded by the exons ATGAAGCCGTTGGAGAAATTTCTGAAGAAGCAGACTTCGCAGCTGGCGGGACGAACGGTGGCGGGAGGTCCCGGCGGGGGTTCGGGGAGCTGCGGCGggcctggagggggtgggggacctGGCGGGGGCGGCGGTCCAGCCGGGGGACCGCGGCCGCTGCAGCGGCGTCAGAGCGTGTCTCGCCTGCTGCTCCCAGCTTTCCTCCGGGAGCCCCCCGCCGAGCCGGGGCTGGAGCCGCCCTCTGAAGAGGACGGGGGAGAGCCGGCGGGGGTCGCGGAGGAGCTCGGCAGCGGGGGGCCCTGTTGGCTGCATCTAGAGGAGGTGCCGGGGCCCGGGCCGCTCGGGGGAGGGGGACCCCTGCGCTCCCCTTCCTCGTACTCCTCAGACGAGCTATCCCCGGGCGAGCCTCTGACTTCTCCACCCTGGGCCCCCCTGGGCGCCCCCGAGCGGCCGGAGCATCTTCTGAACCGGGTTCTGGAGCGGCTGGCGGGAGGGGCTACCAGGGACAGCGCCGCCTCAG ATATCCTGCTGGATGACATCGTTCTCAcccattctctcttcctccctacGGAGAAATTTCTGCAGGAGCTACACCAGTA CTTTGTTTGGGCAGGAGGCATGGAGGGCTCTGAGGGGCTGGGCCGGAAGCAGGCCTGTCTAGCCATGCTCCTTCATTTCTTGGACACCTACCAGGGGCTgctgcaggaggaagagggggccGGCTGCATCATCAAG GATCTGTACCTGCTGATTATGAAGGACGAGTCCCTTTACCAGGACCTCCGAGAGGACACACTGAGGCTGCACCAGCTTGTGGAAACAGTGGAGCTAAA GATCCCAGAGGAGAGCCAGCCACCCAGCAAGCAGGTGAAGCCACTCTTCCGCCACTTCCGTCGGATAGACTCCTGCCTGCAGACCCGCGTGGCCTTCCGGGGTTCCGATGAGA TCTTCTGCCGGGTCTACATGCCTGACCACTCTTATGTGACCATACGCAGCCGTCTCTCAGCATCTGTGCAGGACATTCTGGGCTCTGTGACAGAGAAATTGCAGTACTCAGAGGAGCCTGCAGGGCGCGAGGATTCCCTCATCCTGGTAGCTGTGGCCTCCTCAGGAG AGAAGGTCCTTCTCCAGCCAACAGAAGACTGTGTCTTCACCACGCTGGGCATCAACAGCCACCTGTTCGCCTGCACCCGAGACAGCTATGAGGCCCTG GTGCCTCTCCCGGAGGAGATTCAGGTCTCCCCTGGAGACACAGAGATCCACCGAGGGGAGCCTGAGGACGTTGCCAACCACCTTACGGCCTTCCACTGGGAGCTGTTCCGCTGCGTGCACGAG CTGGAGTTCGTGGACTACGTGTTCCACGGGGAGCGCGGCCGCCGGGAGACGGCCAACCTGGAGCTGCTGCTGCAGCGCTGCAGCGAGGTCACGCACTGGGTGGCCACCGAGGTGCTGCTCTGCGAGGCCCCGGGCAAGCGCGCGCAGCTGCTCAAGAAGTTCATCAAGATCGCGGCCAT CTGCAAGCAGAACCAGGACCTGCTGTCCTTCTACGCCGTGGTCATGGGGCTGGACAACGCCGCGGTCAGTCGCCTGAGGCTCACCTGGGAG aagctgccagggaaattcaAGAACTTGTTCCGCAAATTTGAGAACCTGACA GACCCCTGCAGGAACCACAAAAGTTACCGAGAAGTGATCTCCAAGATGAAGCCCCCTGTGATTCCTTTCGTGCCTCTGATCCTCAAAG ACCTGACTTTCCTGCACGAGGGGAGTAAGACCCTTGTAGATGGTTTGGTGAACATTGAGAAGCTG CATTCAGTGGCGGAGAAGGTGAGGACAGTCCGCAAATACCGGAGCCGGCCCCTCT GGGCCCTCCTGCATCCCAGTCTGCATCCTTCTCCTCTGGCTGGTGTGTGTgtagaggaagaagggaggctgGTCCCCTGA
- the RAPGEFL1 gene encoding rap guanine nucleotide exchange factor-like 1 isoform X1 encodes MKPLEKFLKKQTSQLAGRTVAGGPGGGSGSCGGPGGGGGPGGGGGPAGGPRPLQRRQSVSRLLLPAFLREPPAEPGLEPPSEEDGGEPAGVAEELGSGGPCWLHLEEVPGPGPLGGGGPLRSPSSYSSDELSPGEPLTSPPWAPLGAPERPEHLLNRVLERLAGGATRDSAASDILLDDIVLTHSLFLPTEKFLQELHQYFVWAGGMEGSEGLGRKQACLAMLLHFLDTYQGLLQEEEGAGCIIKDLYLLIMKDESLYQDLREDTLRLHQLVETVELKIPEESQPPSKQVKPLFRHFRRIDSCLQTRVAFRGSDEIFCRVYMPDHSYVTIRSRLSASVQDILGSVTEKLQYSEEPAGREDSLILVAVASSGEKVLLQPTEDCVFTTLGINSHLFACTRDSYEALVPLPEEIQVSPGDTEIHRGEPEDVANHLTAFHWELFRCVHELEFVDYVFHGERGRRETANLELLLQRCSEVTHWVATEVLLCEAPGKRAQLLKKFIKIAAICKQNQDLLSFYAVVMGLDNAAVSRLRLTWEKLPGKFKNLFRKFENLTDPCRNHKSYREVISKMKPPVIPFVPLILKDLTFLHEGSKTLVDGLVNIEKLHSVAEKVRTVRKYRSRPLCLEMEASPHHLQTKAYVRQFQVIDNQNLLFELSYKLEGNSQ; translated from the exons ATGAAGCCGTTGGAGAAATTTCTGAAGAAGCAGACTTCGCAGCTGGCGGGACGAACGGTGGCGGGAGGTCCCGGCGGGGGTTCGGGGAGCTGCGGCGggcctggagggggtgggggacctGGCGGGGGCGGCGGTCCAGCCGGGGGACCGCGGCCGCTGCAGCGGCGTCAGAGCGTGTCTCGCCTGCTGCTCCCAGCTTTCCTCCGGGAGCCCCCCGCCGAGCCGGGGCTGGAGCCGCCCTCTGAAGAGGACGGGGGAGAGCCGGCGGGGGTCGCGGAGGAGCTCGGCAGCGGGGGGCCCTGTTGGCTGCATCTAGAGGAGGTGCCGGGGCCCGGGCCGCTCGGGGGAGGGGGACCCCTGCGCTCCCCTTCCTCGTACTCCTCAGACGAGCTATCCCCGGGCGAGCCTCTGACTTCTCCACCCTGGGCCCCCCTGGGCGCCCCCGAGCGGCCGGAGCATCTTCTGAACCGGGTTCTGGAGCGGCTGGCGGGAGGGGCTACCAGGGACAGCGCCGCCTCAG ATATCCTGCTGGATGACATCGTTCTCAcccattctctcttcctccctacGGAGAAATTTCTGCAGGAGCTACACCAGTA CTTTGTTTGGGCAGGAGGCATGGAGGGCTCTGAGGGGCTGGGCCGGAAGCAGGCCTGTCTAGCCATGCTCCTTCATTTCTTGGACACCTACCAGGGGCTgctgcaggaggaagagggggccGGCTGCATCATCAAG GATCTGTACCTGCTGATTATGAAGGACGAGTCCCTTTACCAGGACCTCCGAGAGGACACACTGAGGCTGCACCAGCTTGTGGAAACAGTGGAGCTAAA GATCCCAGAGGAGAGCCAGCCACCCAGCAAGCAGGTGAAGCCACTCTTCCGCCACTTCCGTCGGATAGACTCCTGCCTGCAGACCCGCGTGGCCTTCCGGGGTTCCGATGAGA TCTTCTGCCGGGTCTACATGCCTGACCACTCTTATGTGACCATACGCAGCCGTCTCTCAGCATCTGTGCAGGACATTCTGGGCTCTGTGACAGAGAAATTGCAGTACTCAGAGGAGCCTGCAGGGCGCGAGGATTCCCTCATCCTGGTAGCTGTGGCCTCCTCAGGAG AGAAGGTCCTTCTCCAGCCAACAGAAGACTGTGTCTTCACCACGCTGGGCATCAACAGCCACCTGTTCGCCTGCACCCGAGACAGCTATGAGGCCCTG GTGCCTCTCCCGGAGGAGATTCAGGTCTCCCCTGGAGACACAGAGATCCACCGAGGGGAGCCTGAGGACGTTGCCAACCACCTTACGGCCTTCCACTGGGAGCTGTTCCGCTGCGTGCACGAG CTGGAGTTCGTGGACTACGTGTTCCACGGGGAGCGCGGCCGCCGGGAGACGGCCAACCTGGAGCTGCTGCTGCAGCGCTGCAGCGAGGTCACGCACTGGGTGGCCACCGAGGTGCTGCTCTGCGAGGCCCCGGGCAAGCGCGCGCAGCTGCTCAAGAAGTTCATCAAGATCGCGGCCAT CTGCAAGCAGAACCAGGACCTGCTGTCCTTCTACGCCGTGGTCATGGGGCTGGACAACGCCGCGGTCAGTCGCCTGAGGCTCACCTGGGAG aagctgccagggaaattcaAGAACTTGTTCCGCAAATTTGAGAACCTGACA GACCCCTGCAGGAACCACAAAAGTTACCGAGAAGTGATCTCCAAGATGAAGCCCCCTGTGATTCCTTTCGTGCCTCTGATCCTCAAAG ACCTGACTTTCCTGCACGAGGGGAGTAAGACCCTTGTAGATGGTTTGGTGAACATTGAGAAGCTG CATTCAGTGGCGGAGAAGGTGAGGACAGTCCGCAAATACCGGAGCCGGCCCCTCT GCCTTGAAATGGAGGCGTCCCCCCATCACCTGCAGACCAAGGCCTATGTGCGCCAGTTCCAGGTCATTGACAACCAGAACCTCCTCTTCGAGCTTTCCTACAAGCTGGAGGGCAATAGTCAGTGA